The following proteins are encoded in a genomic region of Candida albicans SC5314 chromosome 4, complete sequence:
- a CDS encoding aminophospholipid-translocating P4-type ATPase (Ortholog(s) have phospholipid-translocating ATPase activity and role in intracellular protein transport, phospholipid translocation, response to pheromone involved in conjugation with cellular fusion), whose amino-acid sequence MSDTQTSSTSQTGIQNNSNSSEPSNNNSLQVPTPPTTRRKRGLSLRSQLFNKAFNIQPQPSEEIQSSVPHLQSPESNNNLANETNTYPTFDHPQQNIELQNIPITPEINVYEAPDQFPTSLTSISNNDLHTNYPSHLSRSTTHLTAGSNRTSISTQSFISKRERSDWKRYGSKNRFYQVLVDIKNRIFHIKDLPPTEEGRIIPLTVDPKSTNSYYQDEYYDKKSKGYIDERSNEPYIDNMITSSKYTVYSFLPKQLKAQFSKVANCYFMVVAIMQMIPGWSTTGHFTTIIPLCIFMSISIAREGFDDWKRHGHDKEENNKRTTVIKEDEELSNFDTHSITTIMTETIPVTNRHHTSDINNNNNNHNNKNSLNNLLAISSTSSLSDIDDSVSKEDLCFTNSELMRRYNLKEYTTKWKNVKVGDIVKINENEWFPTDVILIATSELETQEAFVETMALDGETNLKQKSPHPEIAKKASTVTGLKNLRTLVTVEDPNKDLYNFEGSFILNGEKHPLGPDNVVYRGSILRNTKSVLGLVIFTGEETKIRMNNIKNPRTKAPKLQKNINYIVIFMVFVVVMLSAFSTMAQRLQFESYKNRAWYLYGQDAGVAATLMGFIIMYNTLIPLSLYVTMEIIKVMQLCFLQFDIDMYHVETNTPADAKTATILEELGQVSYIFSDKTGTLTDNKMIFRKFSVCGVSWLHDLDIMLSEKQEPNSQVTAPLVPRHSVHIQSPVTNRKSINGRSSIESTHRASTTSIVRESMDIPSPRTSTAAWKSSAQPNKVQDLSNSLQLLRHIQSHPQTLFAKKAKFFLLSIALCNTCLPKKKENESKCNSNNSTFSLEETGTEEDPQDDACITYQAASPDELALVQAARDLGFVVYDRQNSKLTIKTYPDGFSNEPKYEEYQVLDVIEFSSARKRMSIVVRFPDNRICLFCKGADNVILEKLKNSKLAQAKAREISLQSAERKTQEADVILQSRLSQEVEARKSGLSFRHSLNLGSANSTRINTIDNALMGTEEGEIADIALKARKSLHFQQSKKYNLDSEECEDGAETSPNTTTVGGISSELPPHYIPNDKLLVNDEFLIEKTLEHIEEFSTEGLRTLLYSFKWMDKKEYEIWSQEYGEAKTALSDRSKLVEKVGAKVETNLQLLGATAIEDKLQDGVSEAIDKLRRAGIKLWMLTGDKRETAINIGYSCRLIKDYSTVVVLSNDEGRDALVDRLTSSTQEIKAGRVAHSVMVIDGGTLADVESDPTLLTSFLELCVEVDSTICCRASPSQKANMVTAIRNLKKDCVTLAIGDGANDIAMIQSADIGVGITGKEGLQAARSADYAIAQFRFLLKLLLVNGRYNYVRTSKFVLCTFYKELLFYLTQCIYQRNTLFSGSSMYESWSLSMFNTLFTSLPVICVGMFDKDLKPATLLAVPELYAKGRLYQAFNLKLFISWMVLATLQSVGISFLSFYVWGFTALRDNTTFALGSLVFTVLVVVINAKCTLIEMQNRQWLAWASFIISVGGWGIWNVLIMGLYRHKQPTIFFVDYGLIMWGRDQSWWATLLLMITIPLFFDILVKVFKFMFKPNDDELFRVYEKDLELRRFFENSAFRELYQSWTFPHDQSTTKTQILKALRKIGLKVGSNSQNDSLEDKLQANQDHYSSDDLQSAISRKRAGTNPLTHELPPSGEGFNVYSSDFKPQLQHFENGYEILPSGKRVKIRDKSRGWSISKAFGKDEEDVDAIIDQRLNNLRNEEDGNSSLK is encoded by the coding sequence ATGAGTGATACACAAACCTCACTGACATCTCAGACAGGAATACagaataattcaaattctcTGGAACCTAGCAACAATAATTCACTACAAGTGCCTACCCCACCTACTACTAGAAGAAAACGTGGTTTATCGTTGAGGTCCCAGCTTTTCAATAAAGCATTCAATATCCAACCACAGCCATCAGAAGAAATACAATCATCTGTACCACATTTGCAATCACCGGAatcaaacaacaatctAGCGAATGAAACAAATACATATCCAACTTTTGACCATCCTCAACAAAATATAGAACTTCAAAATATTCCAATAACACCTGAAATCAATGTTTATGAAGCACCAGATCAATTCCCCACATCCTTGACATCTATATCGAATAATGATTTACATACAAATTATCCATCGCATTTAAGCAGATCAACCACACATTTGACAGCGGGGTCCAACAGGACAAGTATTAGCACACAGTCTTTTATTTCCAAAAGAGAAAGATCCGACTGGAAACGTTATGGCAGCAAAAATAGATTCTACCAAGTTTTAGTAGACATCAAAAATAGGATTTTCCACATAAAAGATTTACCCCCTACTGAAGAAGGACGTATAATTCCTTTGACGGTTGACCCCAAATCTACAAATTCATATTACCAAGATGAGTATTACGATAAAAAATCCAAAGGATATATTGACGAAAGATCTAATGAACCATATATTGACAATATGATAACCTCTTCCAAATACACAGTGTACTCTTTTTTGCCAAAACAGTTGAAGGCCCAATTTTCTAAAGTTGCAAACTGTTATTTTATGGTTGTTGCCATTATGCAAATGATTCCTGGATGGTCTACTACCGGTCATTTCACCACAATTATCCCGTTATGTATTTTCATGTCCATATCAATAGCTCGTGAAGGTTTCGATGACTGGAAAAGACATGGTCACGATAAAGAGGAAAATAACAAACGAACAACTGTGATAAAGGAAGACGAAGAATTGAGCAATTTTGACACTCACTCAATCACCACAATAATGACAGAAACAATACCGGTCACGAATAGACACCACACAAGtgatatcaacaacaacaacaataaccacaacaacaagaatagTCTAAACAACTTATTGGCAATTTCATCAACCTCTTCACTTTCTGACATCGACGATTCAGTTTCCAAAGAAGATCTTTGTTTTACAAACTCCGAATTGATGCGACGCTACAATCTTAAAGAATATACCACGAAATGGAAAAATGTGAAAGTCGGGGACATAGTCAAAATCAATGAGAATGAATGGTTTCCTACTGACGTGATTTTGATAGCTACCAGTGAATTGGAAACCCAAGAGGCTTTTGTTGAGACAATGGCTCTTGACGGGgaaacaaatttgaaacaaaaaagtcCGCATCCAGAGATAGCTAAAAAGGCATCGACTGTAACCGGATTAAAGAATCTACGCACACTAGTTACAGTTGAAGATCCAAATAAGGATctttataattttgaagggtcttttattttaaacGGCGAAAAGCATCCACTTGGACCAGATAATGTTGTTTACCGTGGAAGTATTTTGAGGAATACCAAATCAGTATTGGGACTCGTAATATTCACTGgagaagaaacaaaaattagaaTGAACAATATTAAAAACCCACGTACAAAGGCACCAAAGTTGCAAAAgaatatcaattatattgtCATTTTTATGGTGTTCGTGGTAGTAATGTTATCTGcattttcaacaatggCACAAAGACTACAGTTTGAAAGTTACAAGAATCGAGCTTGGTATTTATATGGACAAGACGCCGGGGTTGCTGCAACATTGATGggatttattattatgtaTAATACACTCATTCCGTTGTCACTTTATGTAACAATGGAAATAATCAAAGTTATGCAATTGtgttttcttcaatttgaCATAGATATGTACCATGTGGAAACCAACACTCCAGCTGATGCAAAGACAGCAACAATTTTAGAGGAATTGGGTCAAGTTTCTTATATTTTCAGTGACAAAACTGGGACACTTACTGATAACAAAATGATTTTCAGAAAATTTAGTGTTTGCGGAGTAAGCTGGTTACATGATTTGGATATTATGTTGAGTGAAAAGCAAGAACCCAATAGTCAGGTGACAGCACCTTTAGTACCAAGGCACAGTGTACATATTCAATCCCCAGTGACGAACAGAAAAAGCATCAATGGCAGGTCATCAATAGAATCTACACATAGAGCCAGCACAACTTCAATAGTACGTGAAAGTATGGATATTCCATCACCAAGAACAAGCACGGCAGCTTGGAAATCATCGGCACAGCCAAACAAAGTGCAGGACTTATCAAATTCGTTGCAGTTGTTAAGACATATTCAATCACACCCTCAAACTTTGTTTGCCAAAAAAGccaaattctttttattatcaattgcaTTATGTAACACATGCTTACCGAAAAAGAAGGAGAACGAGTCAAAGTgtaattctaataattcgACTTTTTCATTAGAGGAGACAGGAACGGAAGAGGATCCACAAGATGACGCTTGTATTACCTACCAAGCTGCTTCACCTGATGAATTGGCATTGGTTCAAGCTGCCAGGGATTTGGGATTTGTTGTATATGATAGACAAAATAGCAAATTAACTATAAAGACTTACCCTGATGGATTTAGTAATGAGCCAAAATATGAAGAGTATCAAGTCTTAGATGTTATAGAGTTTTCATCagcaagaaaaagaatgtCAATTGTGGTTCGATTCCCTGATAACagaatttgtttattttgtaaAGGAGCAGATAATGTgattttagaaaaattgaaaaattctaaATTGGCACAAGCTAAAGCCAGAGAGATTTCCTTACAATCCGcagaaagaaaaacacAAGAAGCGGATGTTATTTTGCAATCACGACTTTCTCAAGAGGTTGAAGCAAGAAAATCTGGATTATCGTTCCGTCACAGTTTGAATTTGGGGAGTGCCAATTCTACACGGATTAACACTATAGATAACGCCTTAATGGGCACAGAAGAAGGGGAGATTGCAGATATAGCATTAAAGGCAAGAAAATCATTACATTtccaacaatcaaaaaagTACAACTTGGATTCAGAAGAATGCGAAGATGGTGCAGAAACGTCTCCCAACACAACCACCGTTGGAGGAATATCTTCCGAATTACCCCCACATTATATTCCCAATGATAAGCTTTTGGTCAATGATGagtttttaattgaaaaaactttAGAACACATAGAAGAGTTCTCTACTGAGGGTCTTAGAACTTTACTTTATTCGTTCAAGTGGATGGATAAGAAAGAATATGAAATATGGAGTCAAGAGTATGGCGAAGCAAAAACAGCTTTGAGTGATAGATCCAAGTTAGTAGAAAAAGTGGGAGCAAAAGTTGAAACCAATTTGCAGTTATTGGGCGCCACAGCTATTGAAGATAAATTACAGGATGGAGTAAGCGAAGCTATTGACAAATTGAGACGTGCAGGTATCAAGTTATGGATGCTTACTGGTGATAAGAGAGAAACAGCCATAAACATTGGGTATTCTTGTCGTCTTATTAAAGACTATTCCACGGTTGTCGTTCTTTCAAATGACGAAGGTAGAGACGCGTTAGTGGATCGATTAACTTCTTCGACCCAAGAAATCAAGGCAGGAAGAGTTGCACATAGTGTTATGGTAATAGATGGTGGTACTTTAGCTGATGTTGAGCTGGATCCAACTTTATTAACTTCTTTTCTCGAATTATGTGTCGAAGTTGATTCTACAATATGTTGTCGTGCATCTCCTTCGCAAAAAGCTAATATGGTGACAGCAATTcgaaatttgaaaaaagattGCGTCACTCTTGCAATCGGTGATGGTGCCAATGATATTGCCATGATTCAAAGTGCTGATATTGGAGTAGGAATCACAGGAAAAGAAGGGTTACAGGCGGCTCGTTCAGCAGATTATGCAATTGCACAATTTAGGTTTTTGTTAAAGTTGTTACTTGTCAATGGTCGGTACAATTATGTCAGAACATCGAAATTTGTTCTATGCACATTTTACAAggaattgttgttttacTTGACACAATGTATTTACCAAAGAAATACCTTATTTTCTGGATCTTCAATGTATGAGAGCTGGTCTTTATCAATGTTTAATACATTGTTTACATCGTTGCCTGTTATTTGTGTTGGTATGTTTGACAAGGATTTGAAACCAGCAACCTTATTGGCGGTTCCCGAGTTGTACGCCAAGGGGAGACTTTATCAAGCTTTCAATTTAAAACTTTTCATTTCGTGGATGGTGCTTGCAACCTTGCAAAGTGTGGGGATTTCCTTTTTATCGTTCTACGTTTGGGGATTTACCGCATTGCGTGACAACACAACGTTTGCTCTAGGTTCATTAGTATTTACAGTATTGGTTGTGGTAATCAACGCCAAATGTACTTTGATTGAAATGCAGAATAGACAATGGCTAGCTTGGGCTTCGTTTATCATATCTGTTGGAGGCTGGGGAATTTGGAACGTGTTGATAATGGGTTTGTACAGACACAAGCAGccaacaatattttttgtcGATTATGGCTTAATAATGTGGGGCCGTGATCAAAGCTGGTGGGCCACATTGTTGCTTATGATAACTATTCCGTTGTTTTTCGATATTTTGGTTAAAGTGTTCAAATTTATGTTCAAACCAAACGACGACGAATTATTCCGTGTATATGAGAAAGATTTAGAATTGAGAAGATTTTTCGAAAACTCGGCATTCAGAGAATTATATCAAAGTTGGACTTTTCCTCATGatcaatcaacaaccaaaacaCAAATTTTAAAAGCTTTACGAAAGATTGGACTTAAAGTAGGATCGAATTCACAGAATGACTCTTTGGAAGACAAGTTGCAAGCTAACCAGGATCATTACAGCAGTGATGATCTTCAATCTGCCATTAGTAGGAAAAGAGCCGGAACGAATCCTTTGACACACGAATTACCTCCCAGTGGAGAAGGATTTAACGTTTACTCGAGTGACTTCAAACCACAATTACAACATTTCGAAAATGGATATGAAATTTTGCCCAGTGGGAAACGAGTTAAAATCAGAGACAAGTCTCGTGGTTGGTCCATTTCAAAAGCTTTTGGAAAAGACGAAGAAGATGTTGACGCAATTATTGATCAAAGATTAAACAATTTGCGTAATGAAGAGGACGGAAATTCAAGcttgaaataa
- a CDS encoding uncharacterized protein (Protein of unknown function; flow model biofilm repressed): MSSRSNSPSKTLTENIDKSFSPIKINLTATDDNSPNKSIIHHKTPSRIVHHPHGLSAKHEARRNTIGYSNSIKRRGLVHTPLIPPGSVRNPITSPRLAVRPPINLESIKRTNQKMAQQIKLAFPANNDDDKENELHLDLSSDPDEDYSSPIKRHTRPRNDGDDDNEHSEHLSKIPKLSRPSEEKQTLPETDTNEVEEIKSIEDNSIEENNRSNLAIEEENDNDSDNEEDDDDITKESRGSTVYHQNQTLDNTQISKIIREDLKLDYITPERATEAVAQSPHPHHQHIRLIEEDKTEDFGKFNDTTSPLKTRNQDENEFDDETANLTLSRQLENEPTINFLMSPNSKPVFSKDQVNKIQKEHESKVDTLLQQLNSRDDKIKQLYDELAKVNEQLISSQKEQRALNDEKSKLANSENLLTIQLHHNERELASLTKSFRLKESSLNNLKRKLNEQKVSIDETRHENDTLKSKINELQSLERDLKAEIVETSNSNIESTLKLDQVIKEKEELWIKNQELNEKLQSFESNSSSKYDKLKDEYEDLSERNQTLVDDNKRLETEKFELEDKTKKLEAVNQKLKDDNTNNENLIKEYEKVATSRIEELESERDSTIEEISKHKQIVHDLETQVENLKQQYNDKEKTNKELESRIEELESKSVSNDELQELKRKIDAKDKEIETKEKTIEDYLSKMDDLVDHIKPLKKENEDLKQEQQKLIQEVSSLKDKLEKSKIQADEDLDKLSKYLYAEYAAKHIKKLEGIIKENKKLERELEFYKMKLEKANKEAELLSERKVSSSSKTALSPKITAAPKNRGKH, from the coding sequence atgtcATCACGATCAAATTCTCCGTCGAAAACCTTAACGGAAAACATTGACAAGTCATTTTCGccaataaaaattaatcTTACTGCTACTGATGATAATTCACCAAACAAACTGATTATCCATCACAAAACTCCGCTGCGGATCGTCCATCATCCTCATGGATTATCTGCAAAACATGAAGCACGTAGAAATACTATTGGTTATAGTAACAGCATTAAACGAAGGGGATTAGTTCATACACCATTAATACCTCCAGGGTCAGTTAGGAATCCAATTACTTCCCCAAGGTTGGCCGTTAGACCACCAATAAATTTAGAAAGTATAAAAAGAACCAATCAAAAAATGGCTCAGCAGATTAAATTGGCATTTCCTGCTAATAACGACGAcgataaagaaaatgaattgcATTTGGATTTATCTTCTGACCCAGACGAAGATTATAGTTCTCCGATAAAAAGGCACACAAGACCTCGTAATGATGGTGACGATGACAATGAACATAGTGAACATTTGAGtaaaattccaaaattgtCAAGACCCAGCGAAGAGAAACAAACGTTACCGGAAACTGATACAaatgaagttgaagaaataaagTCAATTGAGGACAATCTGATAGAAGAAAACAACAGATCTAACTTAGCTATTGAGGAAGAAAATGACAATGACagtgataatgaagaagatgatgatgatattacAAAAGAGAGTCGTGGCTCTACTGTGTATCATCAGAATCAAACCCTCGATAATACTCAAATAAGCAAAATTATTCGAGAAGATCTCAAGCTTGATTATATTACTCCTGAAAGAGCAACTGAAGCGGTTGCACAAAGTCCCCATCCACATCATCAACACATTAGACTtatagaagaagataaaacTGAAGATTTTGGGAAATTTAATGATACTACTAGTCCTTTGAAAACTAGAAACCAAGACGAgaatgaatttgatgacGAAACTGCTAATCTCACTTTGCTGCGACAACTTGAAAATGAACCtacaattaattttttaatgtCACCAAACTCAAAACCAGTCTTTTCAAAAGATCAAGttaataaaattcaaaagGAACACGAATCCAAAGTAGATACATTATTGCAACAGTTGAATTCACGAGATGATAAAATTAAGCAATTGTATGATGAATTAGCAAAAGTGaatgaacaattgatttcaagTCAGAAAGAACAAAGAGctttaaatgatgaaaaaagCAAATTGGCCAATTCGGAAAACTTGttaacaattcaattacaCCACAATGAAAGAGAACTAGCTTCATTGACTAAAAGTTTTAGACTCAAAGAAAGTTCacttaataatttgaaacgtaaattgaatgaacAAAAAGTGAGCATTGATGAAACACGTCATGAAAATGATactttgaaatcaaaaataaatgaattacAATCACTTGAAAGAGACTTGAAGGCTGAAATAGTGGAAACAAGCAATTCCAATATTGAAAGTACATTGAAATTAGATCAAGTaataaaggaaaaagaGGAATTGTGGAttaaaaatcaagaattgaatgagAAATTACAAAGTTTTGAATCCAATTCAAGTTCTaaatatgataaattaaagGATGAGTATGAAGATTTACTGGAAAGAAATCAAACTTTGGTTGATGATAACAAAAGATtagaaacagaaaaatttgaattagaagacaaaaccaaaaaactAGAAGCAgttaatcaaaaattaaaggatgataataccaataatgaaaatttgattaaagaaTATGAAAAAGTGGCAACATCGAGAATTGAAGAGTTGGAGTCGGAAAGAGATTCtacaattgaagaaatttcCAAGCATAAACAAATTGTACATGATTTAGAAACACAAGTTGAAAActtaaaacaacaatataatGACAAAGAGAAGACCAATAAAGAACTCGAATCGAGAATTGAGGAACTTGAATCTAAATCAGTTTCTAATGATGAGttacaagaattgaaaagaaaaattgatgcaaaggataaagaaattgaaaccaaagaaaaaaccaTTGAGGATTATTTATCTAAGATGGATGATTTAGTGGATCATATCAAACCAttgaaaaaggaaaatgaGGACTTgaaacaagaacaacaaaaacttATTCAAGAGGTTTCCTCattaaaagataaattaGAAAAGAGTAAGATACAAGCCGATGAAGACTTAGATAAATTGAGCAAATATTTATATGCTGAATATGCCGCTAAAcatatcaaaaaattagaagGGATTATTAAAGAGAATAAAAAGTTGGAAAGAGAACttgaattttataaaatgaaattggaaaaagcTAATAAGGAAGCAGAATTGTTATCGGAACGTAAagtttcatcatcatcaaaaacTGCTCTTAGTCCTAAAATCACAGCAGCACCTAAAAACCGGGGCAAACATTAA
- the RBT7 gene encoding Rbt7p (Protein with similarity to RNase T2 enzymes; has putative secretion signal; expression is Tup1-repressed) translates to MLSQSFLIALAVIPVTLASPYYNPYFGKYFHGQRTSGDSSSSGNFYPVKDCSAFIDQNPETSWSCHNKSPVSSANSCCFEENGIILSTQFWDYNTTLLEIAVNGSTSDIVEAELKSKLDTVYNDLSRTFTIHGTWDDFCNGSYPQYCNKSLEVSDEKDNLTHILVDQFKEVELYNIMSKYWIDTIASNVDSSASTALWEHEYNKHGTCMTTLSPSCFTSQSYTRFENVVNFYKKTVEIWSQLDTFEFLAAAGIYPTVSRKYKLSQVQEALQKAHGAEVYVGCLNNSISEIWYFYNLQGSILTGTYKPIDTTTNTKCKDEVWYIPK, encoded by the coding sequence ATGCTTTCTCAATCCTTTTTGATAGCTCTTGCTGTTATTCCTGTTACTTTAGCCTCACCTTACTACAATCCTTACTTTGGGAAATATTTCCATGGTCAAAGAACTTCAGGTGATTCTTCGTCGTCAGGTAACTTTTATCCAGTTAAAGATTGTTCTGCCTTCATTGACCAAAACCCAGAAACTTCTTGGTCTTGTCATAACAAGTCACCAGTATCTTCTGCAAActcttgttgttttgaagaaaatgggATCATTTTGCTGACTCAATTTTGGGATTATAATACTACTTTGTTGGAAATTGCGGTTAATGGATCTACCAGTGACATTGTTGAAGCTGAATTGAAAAGTAAGCTTGACACTGTTTACAATGATTTGAGTAGAACTTTCACCATTCATGGAACCTGGGATGATTTCTGTAATGGTTCTTACCCACAATACTGTAACAAAAGTTTAGAAGTTAGCgatgaaaaagataatcTTACCCATATTTTGgttgatcaatttaaagaagttgaattatataatattaTGTCCAAATATTGGATTGACACCATTGCTAGTAATGTGGACAGCAGCGCCTCTACAGCCTTATGGGAACATGAATATAACAAACATGGTACTTGTATGACCACATTGAGTCCATCCTGTTTCACCAGCCAAAGCTATACTcgttttgaaaatgttgtCAATTTTTATAAGAAAACTGTTGAAATTTGGTCACAATTGGATACTTTTGAGTTTTTAGCTGCTGCAGGAATTTACCCTACTGTTTCAAGAAAGTACAAGTTGAGTCAAGTTCAAGAAGCTTTACAAAAAGCTCATGGTGCTGAAGTGTATGTTGGATGTTTGAATAATTCCATCTCAGAAATCTGGTATTTCTACAACTTGCAAGGAAGTATTTTGACAGGTACTTATAAGCCAATTGATACCACAACCAATACTAAGTGTAAAGATGAAGTGTGGTACATCCCTAAATAA
- the PGA54 gene encoding Pga54p (GPI-anchored protein; Hog1-repressed; induced in cyr1 or efg1 mutant or in hyphae; colony morphology-related gene regulation by Ssn6; induced in RHE model; mRNA binds She3; regulated in Spider biofilms by Tec1, Egf1, Ntd80, Rob1, Brg1): MRANYLLLLAATAVQAAPFIKRYENTTAPASQLSTSLADGSTTILGSSSSSVEEDETITSTIVQYVTVTSSDTTYVSATNTLTTTLTTKPTPVITTEAEDDEEDNETITSTILQYVTVTSSDTTYVSATNTLTTTLTTKAAEATESEEEENETITSTILQYVTVTSSDTTYVSATNTITSVLTTKAAVSTNDVSENAKAATTEDDGETTTSTITSIVTITDANGNTEVLTEVAAETSGAEDASYCVPTTVTVTVTAEQTSEVVSTIVHTTQVPLTAEFTLDDTTTTLTSWVDLTSTDLVTITSTSSVYDSYSTGASQSHPISSYSNYTISDYAPPISSYYSL, translated from the coding sequence ATGCGTGCCAActatttgttattattagcTGCCACAGCTGTTCAAGCTGCTCCATTCATTAAGAGATATGAAAACACTACTGCTCCAGCCAGTCAATTGTCCACTTCATTGGCTGATGGTTCCACTACCATTCTTGGTTCTTCATCATCCAgtgttgaagaagatgaaacCATCACTTCCACTATCGTTCAATATGTTACTGTCACTTCTTCTGACACCACTTACGTTTCTGCCACCAACACTTTGACTACTACTTTAACTACTAAACCAACCCCAGTTATCACCACTGAAGCTGAAGATGACGAAGAAGACAATGAAACCATTACTTCCACCATCCTCCAATACGTTACTGTTACTTCTTCTGACACCACTTACGTTTCTGCTACTAACACTTTGACTACTACTTTAACTACCAAAGCAGCCGAAGCTACTGAATccgaagaagaagaaaacgaAACTATCACTTCCACCATTCTTCAATACGTCACCGTCACTTCTTCTGACACCACCTACGTTTCTGCCACCAACACTATAACCAGTGTTTTGACTACCAAAGCAGCAGTATCTACCAACGACGTCAGTGAAAATGCCAAGGCTGCTACTACTGAAGATGATGGTGAAACCACTACCTCAACCATTACTAGTATCGTTACTATTACTGATGCCAATGGTAACACCGAAGTGTTGACCGAAGTTGCAGCTGAGACCAGTGGTGCAGAAGATGCTTCCTACTGTGTTCCTACTACTGTCACTGTTACTGTCACTGCTGAACAAACTTCCGAAGTTGTTTCAACTATTGTTCACACTACCCAAGTTCCACTTACTGCTGAATTTACCCTTGATGATACCACTACTACCCTTACATCTTGGGTCGACTTGACTTCTACAGATCTCGTCACTATCACTTCTACTTCAAGTGTCTATGATTCATACTCAACTGGCGCTTCTCAATCCCATCCAATTTCCTCATACTCCAACTACACAATTTCGGACTATGCCCCACCAATCAGTTCTTACTACTCTTTGTAA
- a CDS encoding transcription initiation factor IIA large subunit (Ortholog(s) have RNA polymerase II transcription factor activity, TBP-class protein binding, involved in preinitiation complex assembly, TBP-class protein binding activity) → MSNTETSKLYESVIEDVINDSRQDFENNGIDESTLQELRRIWCEKLTQSGVAKFSWDEEEEEEEPVEQVDVDVEVGQSAQQAAEQPQAAINDTGATESNTSATTETTVKKEATASNSGLPDAQLSYNTTDSLGIEIPSISREKANGTEGTDKNGDGDGGDNHGLIVPKIEQADGPIFFDNKQFKSNKKLSQVDGESEFDEFESDGDLSDDINSELDSDSDKEEEDDDEEETNFALCLFDKVQRIKNKWKSTLVAGIANINGKDYVFHKANGESEW, encoded by the coding sequence atgTCCAATACTGAAACAAGTAAATTATATGAAAGTGTCATTGAAGATGTCATAAATGATTCAAGacaagattttgaaaataatggTATTGATGAAAGTACATTACAAGAGTTGAGAAGAATATGGTGTGAGAAATTGACACAATCCGGAGTTGCAAAATTCTCATgggatgaagaagaagaggaagaagaaccAGTTGAACAAGTAGATGTAGATGTTGAAGTTGGACAATCAGCACAACAAGCAGCAGAACAACCACAAGCTGCAATTAATGACACTGGAGCAACTGAAAGTAATACATCTGCTACAACTGAAACTACTGTCAAAAAAGAAGCTACTGCCAGTAATTCGGGATTACCTGATGCTCAGTTATCTTATAACACCACTGATAGTCTAGGAATAGAAATACCATCGATACTGCGAGAGAAAGCCAATGGTACAGAAGGAACCGATAAaaatggtgatggtgatggcGGTGATAATCATGGATTAATTGttccaaaaattgaacaagcTGATGgtccaatttttttcgacaataaacaattcaaatccaataaaaaattgagtCAAGTTGATGGTGAATcagaatttgatgaatttgaatccGATGGTGATTTATCTGATGATATTAATTCCGAACTTGATTCTGATTCtgataaagaagaagaagatgatgatgaggaagaaaccaattttgctctttgtctttttgataaagtacaaagaattaaaaataaatggaAGAGTACATTAGTTGCTGGGATTGCTAATATTAATGGGAAAGATTATGTTTTCCATAAAGCTAATGGTGAATCAGAATGGTAA